In the genome of Oryzias melastigma strain HK-1 linkage group LG19, ASM292280v2, whole genome shotgun sequence, the window CTGATGATTCTTGTTCGGTGCAGACGCCGCCCTTCAGTCGTCTCGACACCAGAAGGTCCGTGACGTTGGGGGCTGACCTgtgcttataaaaaaaaaaaaaaaaaagtttgattcacTTGTTTTGGAATGGAATTGAAAgaggaaaattattatttttactgtaaaattttGAATGCTTATTTCTGCTGTTAAATGCTGTtgtcctcagaaaaaaaatctagaaaaaaataatgaatttgacaaaaaagagtttaaactggCCCAGTTTGTAATCTTTGGACAAAGGTATGCTTATGTGAACATTTATtgtactaaaaataaatgtattacacaaatgaagtgttttctttcaatcaataaatcaatttattgtttgTAGAGCACTTATAAAAGCAGAAGTAaccaaaaatcaaatataaatagaatcaataagcaataaaataagagaaactgtaaaagcaatgaaacaaatgtGCTCGCAAGTTAAAAGCCTGATTAAAAAGATACGTTTTTAAAAGAGACTAATTTTACTATTTAGATGCAGTATACAAAAagtctttattaaaaaacacttaatttgtgaaactaaaaatagaaatgcaaaaaatatatattttttaagtttatttcttATAAGTGTCccaaaaaatttgatttttaacacaagtttatttcaaaacagtaaatgagatatttttttaaagttagagCAATTTTTAGCAAAGTTTAATTTGCAATATTTagtgaaaattgaaaaaaggctaaaattaCTTATTTAAGTTGCCTTTTTTGATTGTTCTGTcaatttgtatttgtattaaaacttaaaaagttacCGTCCACACTAAAgatatttagaatattttagacACTTGAACTAACCTAATTTCTTTTACAGTTCATCATTTTAAACTTCCTGTAGAAGAAGACTCGTAATGAGCAGAATTAAAGCTATAAATGAGTCGCTTGGAATGTGTTACATCAGAGaatatcataattaaaaggagcttttattttaatcatgattaattaattaccttttaaacaaaatgtatttttaaaaatcaattataaCTGAAACAAGTCTAACTGATAActaatttaaatggaaaaataatcttaaacaaagtcgaaaatgactgaaatgtgATAAAGTGAATGAATGTGTGGCACATATGAGAGAGAGAGAACAGGAATACACGtcccatcaaactcattttgacaggtgccccgcccccaAACCCgcaaaatgtatataaaatattcACAAAGCCTCCTGTCAAGTGAGTTNNNNNNNNNNNNNNNNNNNNNNNNNNNNNNNNNNNNNNNNNNNNNNNNNNNNNNNNNNNNNNNNNNNNNNNNNNCAAAGTcgaaaatgactgaaatgtgATAAAGTGAATGAATGTGTGGCACATGAGAGAGAGAGAACAGGAATACACGtcccatcaaactcattttgacaggtgccccgcccccaAACCCgcaaaatgtatataaaatgtTCACAAAGCCTCCTgtcaaatgagtttgatggatggtgtaaggtcaaaggtcatctgtcaaaatgagttgGATGGGAAGTATATTTTTACTTCTCACTTCAGCGGagttgtttctattttattctttactctttttttttttgcttggatCTCACAAATTAGTTTATACACAAACCTTTAGCTGAATGAttcttgtttctgtgtttgaaacatttgagcATGCATTTCTGTTAAAGTAGCTAATTGTGAAACAGTTTAGAATAAAAGAAAGGGAGTGAATcccacattattaaaaaaaaaaaagtacaaaacctATGTTATTGACCAGGGATGTGCAACATTTAACGCTAAAAGAcccatttggttcagtttttacTGAACACAATCCAACTAGAGCCATAAAACTCCACCAAAAATGTCGCTTTAACAGTGTTATACTTGTCaacttttaagaattttaacTTACTTTTGGCAGCAGCAGatagaagttcctttcaaaataaaatgcgtCCTGCTaaagcagatttactttaattacaaCTGCAAGAAATTCAAATGAAACATGATATTTTCTTCTATTATAGCTTTGGTGTTCCTCCATCCTTGCTTTCTTGTTTTACCATCAAAAATATAAGCATGACAATATTAGTgtggaatatattttttataagaaaatctATTGAAATGCAGGTTTAAGACCTTTTGCTTCTAAACAGCAACTTGTGCacttaagataaaaaatgtggttcaagtttattttaaagttcacagTAAACATTTTGCCATAATCTTGTTGTTAATAAATTACAAAGTTAAATGACTTAAActataaaaccatttttatttgaattcttACCATTTGATCTCAAAGAGCCAGAATGGAGGGATCAAGTAGCCAAAATAATTTGGCTGTGGAGCATCAGGTTGCCGACCATTGTTACtgataaatatattaaataggTATTTGTGCAAactatatctattttttttttactgcatttagcatttttacttATCTAGGTcacgctaaaaaaaaacaaaaactatggACCAGTATCCCACCAACCAAAATCTAGGAAAGCCACAAAATTCCActttattgtttagaaaaatacttaTTATTTGTGATTTTGTCACCATTAAACTGAACCTTGGAGCAATTGTACTTCTggatttttaaagtcatttttttcttttttctttttttttttggttggtttttCATTTTGGGTGCTGcaatgtaaaactaaaaataattaaaaataataatttaaaaagaagaaaacagtggCCAAATATTACCCATTTGGCTCCTCaggattaaatatttacaataacaaaatTTTAATAGTGATGTGCAATTATATTTATACCAGCTTATACTTTCAACACCAGCACGTGcaagatcctttcaaaataaaatactccaTGTGTCGAAAAAGattttcctgctgcagcagaaatacaagaaagtcaaacatgacattctCTTTTATCATGACTTTGGTGCacctttatcctttttttccctttcaaatACAAACAAGAACATTGGtgtataatctttttttaaaactatacatgcaaatacatttttatgccCTCTGAACAGCAACTAGACATTACTACAGCAGAAGATAAGTATAATAATAAACCACTTTAACAGTAGATAACACCTTTGACCATCATCAGTTATCTGatatattaaaaagaaattaaaactaatattcacatttttttctttcaaactgtgtttactttaaaaccaaagagtcacatgtggatTTAGAGCTTTCACTTCTCTGTCTTTGTTagagtgttgttgttttttgctcttttgaTTTGGTAAAAACCGAAAAGAAAAGTTCAACCACAAAACCACACCTCAGTACTGCAGACATGATAACTGGAAAAGCCTCTTGGACTTTGAAACAACAGATTTCACATTCAGCTTAACAGCTGCTTACTGTAATTGTCATGTAACCTGAACATTTACGGGTCAGGACTTTAAGCCAAATATGTCTCTGGGTTAATCCGGGGAAATTCTAGGTTTGAGAAGCAGTCTAGGTTACACTAATTGTGGATTTTCCTGTTGGAGGACAAGGAAATGGATTATAATTATCTTTTTAACTTATGATAAACCCCATGAGTGGTAATTTAACAGGTGTTACCGTAACTAGTAACCGCTCAGGTGGAATGCACCTTTCTCAGGAacgaaaaataaatcaaataaaacatctttggtATCTTTGGTAGCCAATAAAGCACCATGACCTTCTTCAATAACAAAGTATGTTTATGTCTGTGCTGCACAATTTGTCTGGCGCTCATATTATGTTTTAAGTTCTTCACATATTTTAAgtactgttttgttttaatcttattGATTTTGtccaattcttttatttttttaactaatgcCAGTGTAGCTGTTCCTGTTTGCAATTATAGATTtcgaaaaaatatttaaaacatacattttatctTCTTATCTTATCATTTTGGGGgtattttaatcatgatttttccgtttttagcaaaaattcaaaaaactgttgttttctaggatatattTCTGGAAAGAGGAAGTAGTTTATTAGAGAATTACCCTCCCATTTACTGACTGTAAATCATAATTGCCAGGGATCTATTAAAAATCtactaaatttaaaatatacatgaaaacaGACCAATTAATGACTATGACCGTAAACAGAAGCTTCCCAATGCCAAggatctattaggaacaagtgtatatgtcaaaaataaagtgtatctgAGAACAGTCAGAACAATATCTGTGGATTTTCGGTATCCGTTCAATACTaacaaattatgcaaatatcggCCGATACGGATACTGGCACCGAAATTTGGTCCAATCAACTATTCACCTGTTGGTATTTCTACCGTATTTTCTTATATTGCCATTTAATTTAGAGCTGCACTGAAAAGTTAAACTTAAATAGCTTTTTAGAGTAGANNNNNNNNNNNNNNNNNNNNNNNNNNNNNNNNNNNNNNNNNNNNNNNNNNNNNNNNNNNNNNNNNNNNNNNNNNNNNNNNNNNNNNNNNNNNNNNNNNNNNNNNNNNNNNNNNNNNNNNNNNNNNNNNNNNNNNNNNNNNNNNNNNNNNNNNNNNNNNNNNNNNNNNNNNNNNNNNNNNNNNNNNNNNNNNNNNNNNNNNNNNNNNNNNNNNGTCCAGTCTACTATTCACCTGATGGCATTTCTACCGTATTTTCTTATATTGCCATTTAATTTAGAGCTGCACTGAAAAGTTAAACTTAAATAGCTTTTTAGAGTGGATGTTAGAGCCATAGAAGCTATGTTACATGATCCAATGGATCTACTCAAAATATTAAACACGGAACCCCAAAGAACCCTATTTATAAACTGACCTCAATGTATTTGTGCGACCCACATTCTGGCGGACAGGCATGTGACAATTCTGAGACGGTGCTTTTTGGGTCATGAATTGTGTACGtcctctttaaaataaatatatactgaAAGCGGTCTAATGTGAGCATCAGCAGTGGGCAGAAAATCCCtcgcacaaacaaacaaacgctCCAGCTGCAGTCAACTCCCTGACTGACGTCAAGGTTTAATTATACTAATGTCAACTAGGACTAAGTTTGAGCCTGTCAGTTCACAACTAAGCTGCCCCACTTCCTCCTTCTTGTGGCATGTTTGTAATAAAGCAAGGAGGCAACAACAATGCAAGACCTCAACTTTTACATCTCATCTCCTGGTTGAAGAAGACCATTGATCTCGTCTTCCAAATATGTGTTGATGACACCCAAGATCAACCAGAACAATCATCTCTTTATGTCTGTAAACACTCCATACATGACAGAACGTCGCAGAGGAATGTTTTTCCAGGTCAACCAATGGAatgcttgaataaaaaaaaaagaaacctgaaaTTCCAGTTGTTACCGAAGCTTCCAAGGTTTATATAAAAGCTGCTTCCCTTTTCTCGGTCTTACAGGAGCAGGTGCTGCACAGGTGAGAGGCTCTTTGTTTTCTGCATGCGCCCAAATCCCCAtgtgttgcttttatttatctttaaattgatcatgaatgcttcattttttttagtttttgacaagaaaacctttaatttgTACAAAAACTAGCATCTcagtgtaacttttttttaaagaattctaGATTTACATTGTCACAGAAGtgtttaaagccttttttaaattttttttcaggtGTGGTATCACTATGTCAAAGAGCTCAAAGGGCCCCAGGACTCCAGGTGATTTACTTCCTGCAGCTTTTTGCACGCCAAAATACTGCATTTTCGCTCTATCAAATAATTGGAATTTATCAAAATGCACATGTGTATCCACCTTATCTTGTTTAGTTCTTaagttatgatttttatttggtGGTCAAAgtgaatattttgatttttttttaggaaatgaacatgtttttatctgttctgCAGGGAATCCTGTGTTCTTCAGGACTTTATCTGACGTCTCTGAGATCAAATCGGGATACTTGTTTAAGTCTCCTCCTCAAAAGAGACTACTGGTAGAGGTGACGTCTTTGAACCACGTTTTTtgggtttatttaaaataagttaGCAGGTTGACGTTTTGTTTCACTCTACAGAAATCATGGAAGAAGCGCTTCTTTGTCCTCTTCAAAATCAGCGAGGACCATCATAAGCTGCTGTACTTCAGGAGTTCAGATGAAAGGAAGGAGTCACTCGGAGACATTGACTTGTCGCGGTGTGTTCTGTTATGCCACATGTTACGTTTTTGAgtgtattttttagaatttcCTACAACAGTTTCTGAATTAAGATGCTTTCAAGTTTGAGATGTGGTGAAGGACAACAgttcttttttctgtcagagTCTCTATGCTGCACAGGAACCCGCAGCATCAACCCAGATGGGAATGGGTCCAGAAGACCTTCAAATGCTCCACATCTTGTGCTCTCTACATCAAGGATGACAACCGGGAGTACTTTCTCATCGGGGAAACCAGGTTAAGAGCCTTTTTTAGTTCCTCAAACGTATCTAAAGtcaattattcttttttttttgctaggtTTATAGGTGAGATGtagtttaggtttatttttcagatatttGTATAAAAAGTTTCCCTATTTGCTTAAAGGgagaagtcattttttaaagaaaaaaaagtatttttggttacttttattgaaaaaataaaccaaatttagtttaaatatcatataattcttttatttttaaagacttttattaaaagtgaATAATAGTTCAGtcattcattttcagtttctacattttttaagagtaaaTAATCCAATATTTGATGCTAGTTTTTACAGGTGAGATAGATTTATGgtgtatttttcaaatctgtgaGTAAAAGGTTTTTACATGTGCTTAAATGgagatttaaagtatttttggttactttaattgaaaaacataaaCCAAATTTAGGTTATATATCATTTAAGATCctatttgttttacaaaaatgattttattttaaagacttttataaaaaataagtcaCTTTCAATTCTTCACACgtttttagagtaaactattaaatattttaatgccagTTTTAACAGATGAAATGtagtttaagtgttttttttttcaaatctttaaataaaaggtttttacGTGTGCTTTAAGGTagatgtcattttaaataaaaagaggctttttaattacttttatttaaaaaggtaaaatattgttaaaatcaccataatgttttcagaaattattttattttactgactttttttaagtgtataatggtttggttgtttttagttcctcaaacttttcaaaagtaaattattcaatatttttttatactttttgcaGGTGAGACGAGATTTAGGTCTATCTTTTAGAACttggaataaaatgtttttacatgtcTTTAAAGGGAGAAGCCATTATAAAAACTGAGGCTTTTTAAttacttatattttaaaaagtaacccAAATTTAGTTTAATATATTGTTTCAtataaattcttttattttttaataacttttataaaaagtgAATAACAATTAAGTCGTTTTGAGTTCCTCATACTTTTTAAGAGTAAATCATTCCATATTTTACACTGATTTTCACAGGTTATATGTagttaaagtgtatttttcagATCTTTGAATAAAAGTTTTGACATATGCTTAAAAGTagatgtcattttaaataaaaaataagcttttcaattactgtgttttcattcaataaaatttaaaatataataatgttAACTCCTTGTTTAACCAAATGTTGgagcacatttagaaaacatgtttttaaaaatactgactGTGTTTTACTCCCTCAAGGCAacaaggagcagaaaaaaaacattttttttaattgatttttttcttggtttggtAGTAAAAGGGTTCAATATTAATTATGATCTTTTagttttacaaactttattatatttttattttttatttttgaatgactttttaagtGGACAGTGGATTAGAGTTCTTTTTAGTAcctcaaactttttaaaagtaaattattcaaaatttttagctagtttttacaGGTGAAATCTGGTTTAGGTGGATCTTTTAGATCTCTGTATGACAGGTTTTaaggaaaaagtcattttaaataagTCTGACTTTATTTGCACACATTTATGTGCGACCAAACACCAAAACTCATGCTGTACATGCAGCTaaaatgcacattgctgcatgtgTTTTCACCCTAACACAATCCTAATTATGTTTAGTCACttcctttaaacaaaaataggcttttaaattactttattttacataaaccaatttagtttaacttctatttaagatattttaagtATCAACTTGATTGTGTTTTCAGAAAAGGCTTTTGTttcataattactttttttttaattggataaTGGTCCAGacaaaaaccagcagaaagGACCAGAGTTCCTCTTTCAGAGCATCTCACAAAACACGTTTCTTCCTCTTCATTTACTATTTTGAGAAGTTTGATCAATCAAACACAAATCCCGCTTCGGCTTTCCTTCCAATTACAGTCTGCCCTTTGGTAATTGCTTATTTCCCACATTAAACGTCGTCAAGTTTCATTATTTCCCCGTTTGTGTCATTtggaaattgaattttaaattatgtGCAGAAGTTGTCCTCTGTGTCGTCTAAATTGAGTCTTTTCTTCTTTCAGTGAAGAGATGGACGGCTGGTTCAATGTCCTGTTTGACGCTCTGAAACATCGTCCGTTCAAATTCCTCTCACCAACtgtaatttaaagctttttattgaagatttttcatcttttctgtgtcattgattttttttgtctgaatgtttttttaaggaaatatcaAACGGGGAGCAAAAAATTGAGGTAAAGCTGTAAatcttatatttaaaaaaataaaatgttagttttttgaGAGTATGCTTTTGAgtaaatgtgataaaaacacattaaaaacagctaAGGAGGTTTAATTTTAGATCTATAAAGAATCAGAACGTTAATTagtgtttttgttaatatttttattgtttacgtGAAACCAAAACTTCATCCTGTCCTCTTGTAAATTAGTGATCATAACTGAAGagacagttttaaacttttctcaTGCTAGCAAACTTTTCTAATGTGTGTGGATCAGCTTAAAAGGAAGATTTCCTTTTCTCAAAATGACTAatcttgatttgtttgtttccttcttagtttttttttggtcaatttccCCCAAGAAAAACCACTCTAGTTTAGTCCCAATCGTTACattattgtctttttcttattttcaggAGATATCAACTCCCatcccaaaaagaaaaagcccatCTCTACCTCAAAAGGTTGATTAtgcaacacatttttgtcacaaatccTGAATTGATTGATAAGAACTGTGTGAATCTTAATATTATTTGTGTAAATTCTAGTCAGGCATCTCTTAGGCAGCAGGAACTTATTAGATATTTGCCACTAAATTGTCAGCTTTCGCTaatttcctttgtttacactctctcgcTAGCTAATAGCActtcacaagcccaagctaacattagcgtagcacaATCAATACTGCAGCtatccagcagtacagtttagagcagaaaatgaagatgttaatggatctttttgtcaacaagtggatggatcagaactgtagtggagaagggagactttgaaAAACCTTCATAGTTTAGTCCCATCATTTcattattaactgtttttttttttttcaggttatcTCAAGTCCcttaatgaaaaagaaaatcccatCTCCACCTCCAATGGTTGGTTATGCGACaaatttatgtcacaaatacaaatctTGAATTGATTTATATGAACTTTGTTATTGTTCATGTGAATTATAATTAGGAatcatctcatctcattaagaaaaaacactttttttagagTTCTACTGCAACTGTACTTTTATCATTatgcaaaatctaaaaactttcaTGTTTAGCCCAttctaatttcccatcagccctttgtttacactcttttctATTAGCTTATAagacctcacaagcccaagctaacattagcgtagcaaaaaaaaaatgtgagtaatATCAGAGGAATCCAGCCgttcagttttgagtcagagagcagctcagacgaggaaaattaagacgttaatAACAAGATGCTTTAGAATCGCagtggagaagggagacttttgactgcgtcacaaacccgagctttttcaaaccgctggttttcatctgctcctgatccatcacaatttgaataaataaatgctcagaaacaccgttttaatcttaaattattttatacatgtccttcatcatgtcaaattctacaagaacatgttaaaaatcccaaaacatgactttcattggagtgcgtctttaaattaaatgataaaaatgatgatttgTGGGTACTCGCTCGCTGACGGAAGGGATCGGGAATGAATGGCAGCCAGGCTGTTTATCATAAGTGAAGAgtaaaggaggaaaaacaaaacaacagtaggGGCTaattaataacaacaaatctGGCTTTGTCAGCAATTGGAGATACTACACAAATGATAGCAAACCAAAATCAATTCACAATGTAACAGGACAAAAGTAATACCAGGGAAGAAGTAAAAGTTAACACAAGGGGCAACACCAGGTAGAACAGACAACAAGGTTCATGGAACAAAGTTtctctgtttcattttaaaataaacaaaatatatcgAATATTGACCGTAAAAGAGCCAATACCCGATCAtcttctgtttagattttttaaaattattt includes:
- the LOC118600212 gene encoding pleckstrin homology domain-containing family S member 1-like, which gives rise to MSKSSKGPRTPGNPVFFRTLSDVSEIKSGYLFKSPPQKRLLVEKSWKKRFFVLFKISEDHHKLLYFRSSDERKESLGDIDLSRVSMLHRNPQHQPRWEWVQKTFKCSTSCALYIKDDNREYFLIGETSEEMDGWFNVLFDALKHRPFKFLSPTVI